From the Kribbella sp. CA-293567 genome, the window CTGAAGAAACGCCGCAAGGGCAACCGGTACGCCGGTCCGGCCGGCTACCTGCTCGACCTGGCCCGCCGGGAGCTGGCGCAGTACGGGTTCGAGGGGGATCGGCTCAGCGGAGGTGGGCTGCGGGTGATCACGACCTTCGACCGTGAGCTCCAGCAGCGCGCGGTAGCGGCGACGACCGCAGGGGCGAGCGATCCGCGCGTGCACGTCGCGCTGGCCTCGGTCCGGCCACGGACGGGCGAGGTGGTTGCTCTGGTGGGCGGCCGGGACTATCTCGCGAACCAGCAGAACTGGGCAACCACGAAAGCTCCTCCGGCCGCGCTGCTGCGCCCTTTCGCGCTGCTGGCCGAGCCGAGCGACAAGGGGGTCAACAGTGTCTTCTTCGATCTGGTCGACTCCCGTCAGGGCGAGCGCATCTCGCGGGCCGCCGAAGCGGCCGGGATCCCTCGCATCCCCAGGGCCGACCGGGGCGCTCCGGGGCTCGGACCTGATCCGCTGGCTTCGCCACTGGACCTTGCGGCGGCCTACGGAACTGTGGCCGCGGACGGCCTGCGAGTGCGTCCTCACGTGATCAAGGAGATCAGGGACTCGCACGGGAAGGTGTTGTGGTCCGCTGACCCGAAACGTGTTCCTGCCTTCGACCAGAAGGTCGCGCAGTACGTGTACGGCTCGATGGTGAGCCGGGGAGCGCGGGCAGCCGGGCTGAGCATCGAGAAGCGGCGGTTCAACAAGAAGTGCCGGTGCAAGCGGTACCGCGGCGCGCAGGACACGACGGCCAACTGGTGGGTCGGCGCGATGCCTGAACTGTCGACCGCGGTGCTCTATCGGGCCGGGAAAGAAGGCGAGTCCAGCCTCGGGCAGTACGGCGCCGACGAGTCGCTGCCGTTGAACGTGTGGTCGACGTACGCCGGTCCGCGGGCGTTCAGACCAGCAAGGCCAGAAGGGCCGCTGCGATGAAGAGCTGGATCGCCGCCGAGACGGCCCGGCGCCCCGGATGCTCCGACTTGAGCCAGGGCAGTTGCGGCCAGGCCCAGCCGGAGTACGCGGTGGCGGCGGCCATCAGGACCAGGCCCACCAGCCACAGCCAGGGCGGCAGCGACTGCCAGTCCGCGGTCGCGCGGGCGAGGAACAGGAACAGGAAGCCGACGGTCAGGACGATCAACAGGTCCAGGCGGTCCCGGAACTTGCGGCCGCGGATCTGCCAGAGCGCGAGCAGCGGGTAGCCGACCGCCAGCGCGATCGCGATGTACATCGTCATGAGGCCGCCAGCAGTTCGGTGGCGAAGTCGTCGACGTCCGCGGCGACGTCGGACAGCACGATCACGGCTCGCTTCCGGTCCAGGTCCAGACCGACGAACGAGCGGTAGCCGCCCGTACCGCCGTTGTGCCAGACCATGCTGCGATCGGTGCCGGGAAGCTTGCTGGTGAACCAGAACAGACCGATCCGATCGCTGTCCTCACCTTCGCCGTCCTTGAAGTCCCGCCTCGGCGCGAGGGCCTCGGCACCGATCCCCCGGAGGCGTGACTGCACCAGCAGCGCCAGGTCACCCGCGCTGGAGACGATCCCACCGGCCGGGGCGTAGCCGGGCTGGATCCATGGCGCCTGTCGGCGACCGCCGGAGCTGTAGCCGTCAGGGGCCGCCTCGTCGGCGGTCTTGGGCACCCGGGTCTCCCGCATCTCCAATGGCTGGAGGAGGCGCTGGCTGAGCAGGTCGGCGTAGCTCAGGCCCGCCTTGCTCGCCAGGGCCTGGCCGAGCAGAGCGCCACCGAGATTCGAGTACGCCGGTTCGCCCCGGCCGCCGGCGTCGGCCTTGGCCTGGTTGATCAGGTCGTCGACGTCGTACGGGTAGGGGTTGCCCGCGCTGAGGCTGACCAGCAGCGAGCGCGCCACGTCCTGGGGCCTGGTGGAGGTTCTCGGCAGGCCGGAGTAGTGGGTGGCGAGCTCTTCCAGCGTCGCGGAGGCGACCTCGGCGTCCCCGAGCGGGAGAATGCTGCCGACCTGCTGGTCGAGCCGCACCTCGCCACGGCGGACCGAGTCGGTCAGCAGCAGGCCGGTGATCGCCTTGCTCACCGAACCGATCTCGAACAAGCTGTGCTCGTTGGCCCCGCGACCGGCGAACGTCATCGAGTTGTCGCTGATCACCGCCACTTCCAGGCGGTGTCCGGGCTCGTTGTAGTGCTGGTCGACATAGGCCTGGAGCTTGCTGTCCCCGGTGCGTTCCGGCTCCGGCTCGAGGGTTCTGGGCCGGACCAGCCAGCCTCCGAGCACGACGGCGAACGCGACCAGCACAGCGATCCCCGCGCTGAGTGACACTTTCAAGGCTTACCTCTGCAGGGCTTCCAGGATTGCCAGAAGGGCGACCAGGCGTGGTGGTGGGACGGCGAAGGTACCGCGAGTCGGCGTGTGGAGCCAGCCTTCGGCGGTGAGTTGCCGCAGGTGATGGTAGATCTGCCCGCTGGTGCCGAGCCCCTCGACCTCGCTGAGGGCGGTCACCGTCGCCCGCCCCCGGCTGATCTCCTGCAGCAGAGTGAGCCGCACAGGGTTGCCCAAGGCAGCCAACGGCCCGGCCAGTGCTGCCCAGCCATCGCCTTCCGGAAGCTTGCCGACGGCATCCGTGCCTGTGGACAACGCAGCGGATTCCAGCGCGGCGATCCGCCTTTCCAGCTCTGCGAGCCGGTTATCCACAGCCTTCTCCACATTGTGGATAGTACGTAGTTACGTAACTATTGCAAGTACCGCCGGACGTAGAGTGACCAGGTGCGTGACGACGAGGTACCTGGGTGGTGGCAGCGGCTGGGGCTCGACGGGCTGGTGGATGTGCATGTGCACTTCCTCCCCGACCGCGTGATGGACGCGGTCTGGGGCTACTTCGACCAGGCCGCGACCCACTACGGAACCGCCTGGCCGATCACCTACCGGACCCCTGTGGCCGAGCGGCTGGAGAAGCTGGAGCAACTCGGCGTACGCCGCTTCCCCGCGCTCGTCTATCCGCACAAGCCGGACATGGCCGCAGGACTCAACGCCTGGGCCAGGGAGTTCGCGGCGACCACCCCGGGCTGCGTCTCGAGCGGCACGTTCTACCCGGAGCCCAGCGCGGCGCAGTACGTGAAGGAGGCGCTGGAGCTCGGCACCCGCATCTTCAAGGTGCATGTGCAGGTAGGCGACTACGACCCGCGGGACAACGAGCTCGACAGCGTTTGGGGACAGCTGGCCGAAGCAGCAACGCCAGTCGTGGTGCACTGTGGCTCGGGCCCGATCCCCGGCCGCCACACGGGCCCCGGCCCGATGGCCGACGTACTGCGCAAGCACCCGCGCCTGACCGCGGTCATCGCGCACCTGGGCATGCCGGAGTACGCCGAGCACCTACAGCTCGCCGAGACCTACCCCAACGTCCACCTGGACACCACGATGGCCTGCACGCCCTTCACCGAGGCCCTGGCGCCGTTCCCCCGCGACCTGCTCCCCCGGTACGCCGCCCTCCAGGACCGTGTCGTCCTAGGCTCCGACTTCCCCAACATCCCGTACGAGTACGCCGTACAGCTGGAGTCCCTGGAACACCTGGAGCTCGGCGACGACTGGCTGAGAGCAGTCTGCTGGGAGAACGGCCTGCGGCTACTCGGTGGGTAGCTGAGCGGCGAACCAGGCCAGAGTCAGGCCGGTCAGCAGCGCGTCGCGGTCGAGCGACACGTCGACCAGTTGAGCGTTCCAGGCCAGCAACGCGGTGCTGAGCACCAGCGCCGAGACCTGCTGGCGCTC encodes:
- a CDS encoding helix-turn-helix domain-containing protein, whose amino-acid sequence is MEKAVDNRLAELERRIAALESAALSTGTDAVGKLPEGDGWAALAGPLAALGNPVRLTLLQEISRGRATVTALSEVEGLGTSGQIYHHLRQLTAEGWLHTPTRGTFAVPPPRLVALLAILEALQR
- a CDS encoding serine hydrolase domain-containing protein, coding for MSLSAGIAVLVAFAVVLGGWLVRPRTLEPEPERTGDSKLQAYVDQHYNEPGHRLEVAVISDNSMTFAGRGANEHSLFEIGSVSKAITGLLLTDSVRRGEVRLDQQVGSILPLGDAEVASATLEELATHYSGLPRTSTRPQDVARSLLVSLSAGNPYPYDVDDLINQAKADAGGRGEPAYSNLGGALLGQALASKAGLSYADLLSQRLLQPLEMRETRVPKTADEAAPDGYSSGGRRQAPWIQPGYAPAGGIVSSAGDLALLVQSRLRGIGAEALAPRRDFKDGEGEDSDRIGLFWFTSKLPGTDRSMVWHNGGTGGYRSFVGLDLDRKRAVIVLSDVAADVDDFATELLAAS
- a CDS encoding amidohydrolase family protein, with protein sequence MRDDEVPGWWQRLGLDGLVDVHVHFLPDRVMDAVWGYFDQAATHYGTAWPITYRTPVAERLEKLEQLGVRRFPALVYPHKPDMAAGLNAWAREFAATTPGCVSSGTFYPEPSAAQYVKEALELGTRIFKVHVQVGDYDPRDNELDSVWGQLAEAATPVVVHCGSGPIPGRHTGPGPMADVLRKHPRLTAVIAHLGMPEYAEHLQLAETYPNVHLDTTMACTPFTEALAPFPRDLLPRYAALQDRVVLGSDFPNIPYEYAVQLESLEHLELGDDWLRAVCWENGLRLLGG
- a CDS encoding transglycosylase domain-containing protein; amino-acid sequence: MRRVLLRLSGWFLAVFFVLVIAVVIAFFAGYQRTRIPEVNEEFRANATIVTYADGTSQLGSFYEQNRKSVALAEVPKHVQDAVIAAEDRSFWTNPGISLPGMARAALAIARGKQLQGGSTITQQYVKVMYLTQERTLSRKLDELFIATKVSRTQDKKTILENYLNTIYFGEGAYGIRAAGQVYFGVDHPRNLSAPQAAYLATVLNNPTWFDSDRPEAAGRTLSRYRYVLHGMAELGTIRAGQEARYRKALPVLKKRRKGNRYAGPAGYLLDLARRELAQYGFEGDRLSGGGLRVITTFDRELQQRAVAATTAGASDPRVHVALASVRPRTGEVVALVGGRDYLANQQNWATTKAPPAALLRPFALLAEPSDKGVNSVFFDLVDSRQGERISRAAEAAGIPRIPRADRGAPGLGPDPLASPLDLAAAYGTVAADGLRVRPHVIKEIRDSHGKVLWSADPKRVPAFDQKVAQYVYGSMVSRGARAAGLSIEKRRFNKKCRCKRYRGAQDTTANWWVGAMPELSTAVLYRAGKEGESSLGQYGADESLPLNVWSTYAGPRAFRPARPEGPLR